Proteins from one Elephas maximus indicus isolate mEleMax1 chromosome 12, mEleMax1 primary haplotype, whole genome shotgun sequence genomic window:
- the IL4R gene encoding interleukin-4 receptor subunit alpha isoform X2 has product MDQDRSGSVKVLSEPTCFSDFVTTSTCEWKMAGPVNCSTELLLSYELMSFQKIPDTFESRTCVPENKDGAVCVCSMIVDIIYSVDVYTLKLWAGQQLLWKDIFQPCHHVKPRAPENLTVHKNASDMLLLRWGNPYAPADLLYSELTYLVNISNENDPSDFVVQEVIYKEPFLYLPASSLKSGVFYRASVKAQSQEYNSTWSEWSRSNTWYNYYEKPLVQRLPLGISISCIVILATCLSSYFIIIKIKKEWWDQIPNPAHSPLIAIIIQDSQVSLWGKPSRGQKPVKCPRWKTCLTKLLPCFLEHNKEKDEDSPKAAKHGPSQGPGKLARSPAELSKTVLWPESINVVRCVELFEAQVEGEEEEVEEDKGSSCPSPENSGVSFQEGREGIAARMTESLFLDLLGGQDGVFSPQGLGESLLSPLSGSGNTQMPWAEFPSTEPKEAALQGGEPESTSLASTELPAVMEDNPTYRSLSTFLSQSPGSGELDSDPLLAACLGEADSQTPCASQPLEEPTSLQPELETWEQILRRSVLQHGAVPAPTSAPASGAAQAPASATISGYREFVSAMKQGSTQDGQTVGLSSPGESGYKAFSSLLANSTACLGISGVEASSGEGGYKPFQNLLTDCPEASGPGPVPQFTFGLDMEPPHTPQGSLFPSTSPEHLSLGPVLKGEDSQKPLLPTEQAMDPLRDDLGSGIVYSALTCHLCGHLKQCHSQEEHGEAHAVAGPCCGCCCGDRSSPLVSPLRAPDPLPGELQLEANLSPACLAPLGVSEENKSSLSFQPLLSNAQSSDQPAKMVAMASTEPSRMRVT; this is encoded by the exons GCAGTGTTAAGGTCCTGTCTGAGCCcacctgcttctctgacttcgTCACCACCTCCACCTGTGAGTGGAAGATGGCGGGTCCCGTCAACTGCAGCACTGAGCTCCTCCTATCCTACGAGCTGATGTCCTTCCAGAAGATTCCCGACACCTTCGA AAGCCGCACATGTGTCCCTGAGAACAAGGACGGTGCGGTGTGCGTGTGCAGTATGATAGTGGATATCATATACTCCGTGGACGTCTATACCCTGAAACTGTGGGCTGGgcagcagctgctgtggaaagacATCTTCCAGCCCTGCCATCATG TCAAACCCAGGGCCCCAGAAAACCTCACGGTTCACAAGAATGCCTCTGACATGTTGCTGCTGAGGTGGGGCAACCCATACGCTCCTGCGGATCTCCTGTACTCGGAGCTCACCTACCTGGTCAACATCTCAAATGAAAACGACCCCTCGGAT TTCGTAGTCCAAGAGGTGATCTATAAGGAACCCTTCCTTTACCTGCCAGCCAGTTCCCTAAAGTCTGGAGTCTTCTATAGGGCATCAGTGAAGGCCCAGTCTCAGGAGTATAACAGTACCTGGAGTGAGTGGAGCCGCAGCAACACATGGTACAACT ACTATGAGAAGCCCCTGGTGCAGCGCCTTCCGCTTGGCATCAGTATCTCCTGCATCGTCATCCTGGCCACCTGTCTGTCCTCCTACTTCATCATCATCAA gATTAAGAAAGAATGGTGGGACCAGATTCCCAACCCAGCCCACAGCCCCCTCATAGCTATCATCATCCAGGACTCACAG GTGTCACTCTGGGGGAAGCCATCCCGAGGCCAGAAACCAGTCAAGTGCCC ACGCTGGAAGACTTGTCTTACCAAGCTCCTGCCCTGTTTTCTGGAGCATAACAAGGAAAAGGATGAGGATTCCCCCAAGGCTGCCAAACATGGGCCTTCCCAGGGCCCTGGAAAGTTGGCCCGGTCCCCTGCAGAGCTCAGCAAGACAGTGCTCTGGCCAGAGAGCATCAACGTGGTGCGGTGTGTGGAGCTGTTTGAGGCGCAGGTGGAGGGCGAGGAGGAGGAAGTGGAGGAAGATAAAGGGAGCTCCTGCCCTTCACCAGAGAACAGTGGGGTCAGCTtccaggagggcagggagggCATCGCGGCTCGGATGACAGAGAGCCTGTTCCTGGACCTCCTCGGGGGCCAGGATGGGGTCTTCAGCCCACAGGGCTTGGGAGAGTCGTTGCTTTCTCCACTGTCAGGAAGCGGGAATACTCAGATGCCCTGGGCGGAGTTCCCAAGTACAGAGCCCAAGGAGGCAGCTCTGCAGGGCGGGGAGCCGGAGTCGACCAGCCTGGCTTCCACAGAGTTGCCTGCTGTCATGGAAGACAACCCCACGTACCGCAGCCTCAGCACTTTCCTAAGCCAGTCCCCAGGCTCTGGAGAGCTGGACTCAGACCCGCTGCTGGCTGCATGCCTAGGGGAAGCAGACTCCCAGACCCCCTGTGCCTCCCAGCCCTTGGAGGAGCCCACCTCGCTCCAGCCGGAGCTGGAGACCTGGGAGCAGATTCTCCGCCGGAGTGTCCTCCAGCATGGGGCAGTCCCAGCCCCCACCTCAGCCCCTGCCAGTGGGGCAGCCCAAGCCCCAGCCTCGGCCACCATCAGTGGCTATCGGGAGTTTGTGAGTGCAATGAAGCAGGGTAGCACCCAGGATGGCCAGACAGTGGGCCTCAGCTCTCCCGGAGAGTCTGGGTACAAGGCCTTCTCAAGCCTGCTTGCCAACAGTACTGCCTGCCTGGGGATATCTGGGGTTGAGGCCAGCAGTGGGGAGGGGGGCTATAAGCCCTTCCAGAACCTCCTTACCGACTGCCCTGAGGCCTCTGGCCCAGGCCCAGTCCCCCAGTTCACCTTTGGACTGGACATGGAGCCCCCTCACACCCCACAGGGTTCACTCTTCCCAAGCACTTCCCCAGAGCACCTCAGTCTGGGGCCAGTGCTGAAGGGAGAGGACAGCCAGAAGCCCCTGCTCCCCACAGAGCAGGCCATGGACCCCCTCAGGGACGACCTGGGCAGTGGCATTGTCTACTCAGCCCTCACCTGCCACCTGTGTGGCCACCTGAAACAGTGTCACAGCCAGGAGGAGCATGGCGAGGCCCACGCTGTAGCCGGCCCCTGCTGTGGCTGCTGTTGTGGAGATAGGTCCTCACCCTTGGTGAGCCCCCTGAGGGCTCCAGACCCCTTGCCAGGTGAGCTTCAGCTAGAGGCCAATCTCTCTCCAGCATGCCTGGCTCCCTTGGGTGTCTCAGAGGAGAACAAGTCCTCACtgtccttccagcctctcctcagCAATGCTCAGAGCTCAGACCAGCCTGCCAAAATGGTGGCCATGGCCTCCACGGAACCATCACGCATGAGGGTGACCTAG
- the IL4R gene encoding interleukin-4 receptor subunit alpha isoform X1, whose protein sequence is MGWLCSGLMFPMGCLILMWAAGSGSVKVLSEPTCFSDFVTTSTCEWKMAGPVNCSTELLLSYELMSFQKIPDTFESRTCVPENKDGAVCVCSMIVDIIYSVDVYTLKLWAGQQLLWKDIFQPCHHVKPRAPENLTVHKNASDMLLLRWGNPYAPADLLYSELTYLVNISNENDPSDFVVQEVIYKEPFLYLPASSLKSGVFYRASVKAQSQEYNSTWSEWSRSNTWYNYYEKPLVQRLPLGISISCIVILATCLSSYFIIIKIKKEWWDQIPNPAHSPLIAIIIQDSQVSLWGKPSRGQKPVKCPRWKTCLTKLLPCFLEHNKEKDEDSPKAAKHGPSQGPGKLARSPAELSKTVLWPESINVVRCVELFEAQVEGEEEEVEEDKGSSCPSPENSGVSFQEGREGIAARMTESLFLDLLGGQDGVFSPQGLGESLLSPLSGSGNTQMPWAEFPSTEPKEAALQGGEPESTSLASTELPAVMEDNPTYRSLSTFLSQSPGSGELDSDPLLAACLGEADSQTPCASQPLEEPTSLQPELETWEQILRRSVLQHGAVPAPTSAPASGAAQAPASATISGYREFVSAMKQGSTQDGQTVGLSSPGESGYKAFSSLLANSTACLGISGVEASSGEGGYKPFQNLLTDCPEASGPGPVPQFTFGLDMEPPHTPQGSLFPSTSPEHLSLGPVLKGEDSQKPLLPTEQAMDPLRDDLGSGIVYSALTCHLCGHLKQCHSQEEHGEAHAVAGPCCGCCCGDRSSPLVSPLRAPDPLPGELQLEANLSPACLAPLGVSEENKSSLSFQPLLSNAQSSDQPAKMVAMASTEPSRMRVT, encoded by the exons ATGGGGTGGCTTTGCTCTGGGCTCATGTTCCCCATGGGCTGCCTGATCCTGATGTGGGCCGCAGGCTCTG GCAGTGTTAAGGTCCTGTCTGAGCCcacctgcttctctgacttcgTCACCACCTCCACCTGTGAGTGGAAGATGGCGGGTCCCGTCAACTGCAGCACTGAGCTCCTCCTATCCTACGAGCTGATGTCCTTCCAGAAGATTCCCGACACCTTCGA AAGCCGCACATGTGTCCCTGAGAACAAGGACGGTGCGGTGTGCGTGTGCAGTATGATAGTGGATATCATATACTCCGTGGACGTCTATACCCTGAAACTGTGGGCTGGgcagcagctgctgtggaaagacATCTTCCAGCCCTGCCATCATG TCAAACCCAGGGCCCCAGAAAACCTCACGGTTCACAAGAATGCCTCTGACATGTTGCTGCTGAGGTGGGGCAACCCATACGCTCCTGCGGATCTCCTGTACTCGGAGCTCACCTACCTGGTCAACATCTCAAATGAAAACGACCCCTCGGAT TTCGTAGTCCAAGAGGTGATCTATAAGGAACCCTTCCTTTACCTGCCAGCCAGTTCCCTAAAGTCTGGAGTCTTCTATAGGGCATCAGTGAAGGCCCAGTCTCAGGAGTATAACAGTACCTGGAGTGAGTGGAGCCGCAGCAACACATGGTACAACT ACTATGAGAAGCCCCTGGTGCAGCGCCTTCCGCTTGGCATCAGTATCTCCTGCATCGTCATCCTGGCCACCTGTCTGTCCTCCTACTTCATCATCATCAA gATTAAGAAAGAATGGTGGGACCAGATTCCCAACCCAGCCCACAGCCCCCTCATAGCTATCATCATCCAGGACTCACAG GTGTCACTCTGGGGGAAGCCATCCCGAGGCCAGAAACCAGTCAAGTGCCC ACGCTGGAAGACTTGTCTTACCAAGCTCCTGCCCTGTTTTCTGGAGCATAACAAGGAAAAGGATGAGGATTCCCCCAAGGCTGCCAAACATGGGCCTTCCCAGGGCCCTGGAAAGTTGGCCCGGTCCCCTGCAGAGCTCAGCAAGACAGTGCTCTGGCCAGAGAGCATCAACGTGGTGCGGTGTGTGGAGCTGTTTGAGGCGCAGGTGGAGGGCGAGGAGGAGGAAGTGGAGGAAGATAAAGGGAGCTCCTGCCCTTCACCAGAGAACAGTGGGGTCAGCTtccaggagggcagggagggCATCGCGGCTCGGATGACAGAGAGCCTGTTCCTGGACCTCCTCGGGGGCCAGGATGGGGTCTTCAGCCCACAGGGCTTGGGAGAGTCGTTGCTTTCTCCACTGTCAGGAAGCGGGAATACTCAGATGCCCTGGGCGGAGTTCCCAAGTACAGAGCCCAAGGAGGCAGCTCTGCAGGGCGGGGAGCCGGAGTCGACCAGCCTGGCTTCCACAGAGTTGCCTGCTGTCATGGAAGACAACCCCACGTACCGCAGCCTCAGCACTTTCCTAAGCCAGTCCCCAGGCTCTGGAGAGCTGGACTCAGACCCGCTGCTGGCTGCATGCCTAGGGGAAGCAGACTCCCAGACCCCCTGTGCCTCCCAGCCCTTGGAGGAGCCCACCTCGCTCCAGCCGGAGCTGGAGACCTGGGAGCAGATTCTCCGCCGGAGTGTCCTCCAGCATGGGGCAGTCCCAGCCCCCACCTCAGCCCCTGCCAGTGGGGCAGCCCAAGCCCCAGCCTCGGCCACCATCAGTGGCTATCGGGAGTTTGTGAGTGCAATGAAGCAGGGTAGCACCCAGGATGGCCAGACAGTGGGCCTCAGCTCTCCCGGAGAGTCTGGGTACAAGGCCTTCTCAAGCCTGCTTGCCAACAGTACTGCCTGCCTGGGGATATCTGGGGTTGAGGCCAGCAGTGGGGAGGGGGGCTATAAGCCCTTCCAGAACCTCCTTACCGACTGCCCTGAGGCCTCTGGCCCAGGCCCAGTCCCCCAGTTCACCTTTGGACTGGACATGGAGCCCCCTCACACCCCACAGGGTTCACTCTTCCCAAGCACTTCCCCAGAGCACCTCAGTCTGGGGCCAGTGCTGAAGGGAGAGGACAGCCAGAAGCCCCTGCTCCCCACAGAGCAGGCCATGGACCCCCTCAGGGACGACCTGGGCAGTGGCATTGTCTACTCAGCCCTCACCTGCCACCTGTGTGGCCACCTGAAACAGTGTCACAGCCAGGAGGAGCATGGCGAGGCCCACGCTGTAGCCGGCCCCTGCTGTGGCTGCTGTTGTGGAGATAGGTCCTCACCCTTGGTGAGCCCCCTGAGGGCTCCAGACCCCTTGCCAGGTGAGCTTCAGCTAGAGGCCAATCTCTCTCCAGCATGCCTGGCTCCCTTGGGTGTCTCAGAGGAGAACAAGTCCTCACtgtccttccagcctctcctcagCAATGCTCAGAGCTCAGACCAGCCTGCCAAAATGGTGGCCATGGCCTCCACGGAACCATCACGCATGAGGGTGACCTAG